Genomic window (Streptomyces sp. NBC_01431):
GATGATGGCCGATTTCCGCCGCGCGGCGTTGATGCCGGGGCGGCGGACCCGAAGCGGCTCAGCGCGCCGTGGTCGTCGGCGCGTCGAAGTAGTGGCCCTGGGCGAGGTCCTCGATCAGACCGGGCTGGACCGGCTTCCAGCCGAGGAGGTCGCGGGTCAGCGTGGACGACGACGGGTTGTCGACCTGGGTGTGGGCACCGAGGAAGCCGAAGTGGTCATCGGCCTGGGCCGGCGGGATGCTGACGACGGGCAGGTCCAGCCCGCGGCCGATGGCCTCGGCGATCTCCCGGAAGCTGACCCCCTCGTCGTCGACAGCGTGCAGCCGTGACCCCGCCGGTGCGGATTCCAGAGCCAGCCGGTACAGGCGTGCCGCGTCGAGCGTGTGCACGGCCGGCCAGCGGTTGGCCCCGTCGCCGACGTAAGCCGAGACGCCCTTCGACCGAGCGATGGAGACGAAGGTCGGGATGAAACCGTTGTGGTCGAGCGCGCTGTGGACGCTCGGAGTGAGCCGGACGACGGACGAGCGGATACCGCGCTCCGCGAGAGCGGCCACCGCGTTCTCGGCGTCGATCCGCGGGCCCGCGCCGAGCGCGTCCACTTCGGTGAGGGGGTCCCGCAGTCCTGCGAAGGCGAACAGTACCGTTCCCGACGTGGCCACCAGGGGCTTACCGGTGCCGGCGAGCGCGTTCCCGAGCGTCTCGACGGCGCGCAGATCCGCCGCGACCGCGCTGTCGAAGTCGCCGGCGAACATGGCGTCGTGCTTGAAAGCCAGGTGGATGACGCCGTCCGCCGCGGCGGCGGCCGCGGCGAGGCTGTCGAGACCGTCGAGGTCGCCCCGGTGCACCTGGGCACCGGCGGCCGCCAACGAGGCGGCGGACCTGTCCGAGCGAGCCAAGCCGACGACCTGATGCCCGGCTTCGAGGAGCTCGGGGACGACGGCGGAGCCGAGGTGTCCGGAGGCTCCGGTGACGAATACGCGCATGGTTGTGCCCTCCTGCGGCGGGCTCCCCACCCCGGTGGGGAGGTGATGTCAGTAACTGACATCACTCTGATGTCAGCTTCTGTCATCGGCGGCTAGGATCGGATCATGAGCCGATGGAAACCCGACGCACGAGGCCGTCTGGAGAAGGCGGCGCTGGAGCTCTACAACCACAAAGGCTTCGACGCCACCACAGTCGCGGAGATCGCCACCCGTGCCGGGCTCACCCAACGGACCTTCTACCGGCACTTCGCCGACAAGCGGGAAGTCCTCTTCCCGGCCGCCAACCCCCTCGCCGACACCCTCGCGGACGCCACGGCCGCCGCCCCGGTCCCCGTGATCAAGTGATCAGTCTGGCTCCATGAGAGTCAGGTGGAAGAGGTGATCGGTGTGGAGGACTGGGTTGAGATCCGGCGGCTCCACCGTGCACCCAGCGCGACGGGCCGGGGAATTCTCCGTCGTGCCGGACGCTCTCATGGCCCGCCGTCCCAGGCGGGGCCGCTCCGCGCGCGGCGGGCAGGGCCAGTCACGTATTGCGGCCCACCTGGGCGGGCGCGGTCTCCTTCGTGATCGGCGGCTCGCCGTTCCGTCTCGGTGTGTCCTTCACCCGAGGATGGATTCGTCACTGTTTGAATCACCTTCATGACCAAGCGCGACGATGCGGCTCTCTTCGGCAACCGATTCCTGACCGTGCCCGCTCCCTCGGAGACCTTCCCCGAGGAAGGCATGGCCGCGACGGACGCGATGAGGCTGGTGGGTGAGGACCTCGCCATGGAGGGCGACCCGCAGCGCAACCTCGCCACGTTTGTCACCACGTGGATGGAGCCGGAGGCGCAACGGCTGATCGCCGAGAACCTCCACCGCAATTTCATCGACCATGCGGAGTACCCCATCTCCGCCGAGATCGAGCAGCGTTGTGTGCGGATGCTCGCCGACCTCTTCCACGCGCCGGGCAGGACGACTGGATGTCGGACCCAGGGTTCGTCCGAGGCGATCATGCTCGGCGCGCTCTCGTTGAAGTGGAAGTGGCGCGAGCGCCGCCAGGCGGCGAACCTGTCCATCGACCGCCCCAACTTGATCTTTGGCGGAGACGTCCACGTCGTGTGGGAGAAGTTCTGCCGTTACTTCGATGTCGAGCCGCGAATCGTGCCGCTCGCCGAGGGCAAGTACACGATCGGCCCCGAGGACGTGGAGCCCCACCTCGATGAGAACACGATCGGCGTCGTCGCCGTCCTCGGCACCACGTTCACCGGCCACAAGGACGATGTCGTGGGGATCGACAAGCTCCTGCGGGACGTCCGCAGAAAGCGGGACCTCGACATCCCGATCCACGTCGACGGCGCCAGCGGGGCGTTCGTGTGGCCCTTCCTCTACCCGGACTCGAAATGGGACTTCCGGCTCGAGCAGGTCCGTTCGATCAACGTCTCGGGACACAAGTACGGCCTGGTCTACCCCGGCATCGGATGGCTGGTCTTCCGCGAGGAGTCCGACCTGGCCCAGGACCTCGTGTTCTACGAGAACTACTTGGGCAAGACGGACGCGACGTTCACCCTGAACTTCTCCACCGGCGCTTCGATGGTGCTCGCGCAGTACTACAACTTCGTGCGGCTCGGCCGTCAGGGCTACACCTACGTCATGAAGATGATGCAGGAGAACGCCCGCGCGTTGGCGGACAACCTGCGTAGCGGCGGCCGCTTCGAAGTGATCGGCAGCGACCTTGAGCAACTGCCGCTGGTCGCCTTCCGCCTCGCCGGCAAGCACGCCTACGACGAGTCCGACATCGCCTGGCAGCTCTCGGCCGAGCGGGGCTGGATGGTGCCGGCATACACCCTCCCGCCCAACGCGGAGCGGGTGAAGGTCCTGCGTGCCCTGGTCAAGGAAACCCTGAGCCGCGAGCAGATCGATCGTCTGAGCCAGGACATCGCCGCCGCGTGTCGCACTCTGGACGACAAGGGTGCGACCCACGGGAAGGAGCGGGCCCAGGTCAAGCGCGGTAGCGGCTACTGACGCACGCTCCCAGGGGGCGGGCGGCGAAGTCGCTGCATCACTACACGGGTTGTGGGGCGAAGGGGAGCAGGTCGTCCGCTCCGGGCCTTACCACGCCGTAGCTGCTCTCGGGGACCTCGTTCCAGACGCTGGGCAGATCGCCCAGCGGCTCGGACACGATGAGGCGGGTCTCGTCGAGGTTCACGGGCAGGGCCGGCACTTCCGGCGTTTGTTCGAACGGCTCGGCCCTGGTTCCTTGGTGGCAGATTCCGTGGCGGTGCGTACCGGCGTCGGGGGTGACGACGGACGCTCTTATCTTTCGCTTAGAACGTTCTCCTAGCGTCTCGTTCATGATGATGCAACGTGGTGCAGTCGGATCTGTTGTCCTCACGGCCGTGGCCTTGACGGCCGTCGTCGAGGTGGCCGCCGCGGCTCCCGCCCCCGACAAGGCGGCCGCCTCCGTGTCCGGAGGCAAGGTGACGGAC
Coding sequences:
- a CDS encoding SDR family oxidoreductase, with amino-acid sequence MRVFVTGASGHLGSAVVPELLEAGHQVVGLARSDRSAASLAAAGAQVHRGDLDGLDSLAAAAAAADGVIHLAFKHDAMFAGDFDSAVAADLRAVETLGNALAGTGKPLVATSGTVLFAFAGLRDPLTEVDALGAGPRIDAENAVAALAERGIRSSVVRLTPSVHSALDHNGFIPTFVSIARSKGVSAYVGDGANRWPAVHTLDAARLYRLALESAPAGSRLHAVDDEGVSFREIAEAIGRGLDLPVVSIPPAQADDHFGFLGAHTQVDNPSSSTLTRDLLGWKPVQPGLIEDLAQGHYFDAPTTTAR
- a CDS encoding glutamate decarboxylase, with amino-acid sequence MTKRDDAALFGNRFLTVPAPSETFPEEGMAATDAMRLVGEDLAMEGDPQRNLATFVTTWMEPEAQRLIAENLHRNFIDHAEYPISAEIEQRCVRMLADLFHAPGRTTGCRTQGSSEAIMLGALSLKWKWRERRQAANLSIDRPNLIFGGDVHVVWEKFCRYFDVEPRIVPLAEGKYTIGPEDVEPHLDENTIGVVAVLGTTFTGHKDDVVGIDKLLRDVRRKRDLDIPIHVDGASGAFVWPFLYPDSKWDFRLEQVRSINVSGHKYGLVYPGIGWLVFREESDLAQDLVFYENYLGKTDATFTLNFSTGASMVLAQYYNFVRLGRQGYTYVMKMMQENARALADNLRSGGRFEVIGSDLEQLPLVAFRLAGKHAYDESDIAWQLSAERGWMVPAYTLPPNAERVKVLRALVKETLSREQIDRLSQDIAAACRTLDDKGATHGKERAQVKRGSGY